The following are encoded in a window of Paenibacillaceae bacterium GAS479 genomic DNA:
- a CDS encoding two-component system, sensor histidine kinase YesM, with product MKSGRNRLPIWLRNRFVWVKTIHGSISFAFSVLILGAIGITSVISYNLSEDAVITNSEAYMGEVVQQVGQNIQSYIDSMENISLLIFTSKDVKYFISDNPFISREEVYTYEKNISSLFQSLMYMRKDIDSIMVFGYNGRNVSDRKTTTLNPNVQLEEQEWYQEAAKAEGKSFISAPHVQNIVEGDYQWVVSLSRELKNSNSMNGQGIALVNLKLNVINEISMGVKLGTRGYIFIVDREGNIVYHPQQQLLYSKLRTEPLSRVMSSSESSFVVDDESGKKIYSVQDTNFGWKIVGVAYQNELNANPEEMRNSFLLWAAAALAVTLIISFFLTHRITRPIRRLQVVMRQVERGNFKVRAEVEQANEIGQLERTFNMMVGQTQRLMDERIQTEETKRRTELRLLQSQINPHFLYNTLDSIIWMSEQKKNEEVVLMTSALAKLFRSSIAKDDELVSIRIEQEHIASYLQIQKMRYRDMLDYRIDIPRELHVYKTPRILLQPFVENAIYHGIKHMPEGGVVSITAELQEDCILFHVTDNGQGMSEETIKLLMSAGVRNNDREHIGVSNVNERIKLTFGSAYGITITSEISEGTTVTVMIPKVR from the coding sequence ATGAAAAGCGGCCGAAATCGCCTTCCGATATGGCTGCGGAACCGTTTTGTCTGGGTGAAGACGATTCACGGATCAATCTCGTTCGCCTTTTCCGTCCTCATCCTGGGAGCGATCGGCATAACGAGCGTCATCAGCTACAATTTGTCCGAGGATGCCGTTATCACCAACTCCGAAGCCTATATGGGAGAAGTTGTTCAGCAGGTCGGGCAGAATATTCAATCGTACATCGATAGCATGGAAAATATTTCGCTGCTTATTTTTACGAGTAAAGACGTCAAATATTTCATTTCTGACAATCCATTCATTAGCCGGGAAGAAGTCTACACTTATGAAAAAAATATCTCCAGCCTGTTCCAGTCGCTCATGTACATGCGCAAGGATATCGATTCCATTATGGTGTTCGGGTATAACGGACGTAATGTGTCGGATCGCAAAACGACAACGTTGAATCCTAACGTGCAGTTGGAGGAGCAAGAATGGTACCAGGAAGCGGCTAAGGCGGAGGGCAAGTCATTCATTTCGGCGCCCCATGTTCAAAATATTGTGGAAGGCGACTACCAATGGGTCGTCTCGCTGAGCCGTGAGCTCAAAAACAGCAATAGCATGAACGGGCAAGGAATCGCACTAGTTAACCTCAAGCTCAATGTCATAAACGAAATCAGCATGGGGGTTAAGCTCGGTACACGCGGATATATATTCATCGTAGATCGCGAAGGGAATATCGTCTATCATCCGCAGCAGCAATTGCTCTACAGCAAGCTTCGCACTGAGCCGCTGAGCCGGGTTATGTCCAGCAGCGAGAGCAGCTTTGTCGTTGACGATGAGAGCGGCAAAAAGATCTACTCCGTGCAGGATACCAATTTTGGCTGGAAAATTGTCGGTGTCGCTTATCAGAACGAGCTGAACGCCAACCCCGAAGAGATGCGGAACTCCTTTCTGCTGTGGGCCGCTGCAGCTCTTGCGGTGACGCTTATTATTTCATTTTTTTTGACTCATCGAATTACTAGGCCTATTCGCCGTCTGCAAGTTGTGATGAGGCAGGTCGAGCGGGGGAATTTCAAAGTTCGCGCCGAGGTGGAACAGGCAAATGAGATTGGTCAGCTGGAGCGGACCTTTAATATGATGGTTGGCCAAACCCAGAGGCTTATGGATGAACGAATCCAGACGGAGGAAACGAAGCGGCGAACGGAGCTGCGATTGCTGCAATCACAGATCAATCCTCATTTCCTTTACAACACATTAGATTCCATTATATGGATGTCGGAGCAAAAGAAAAATGAAGAGGTCGTGTTGATGACATCGGCGCTGGCCAAGCTGTTTCGGTCGAGCATTGCTAAGGATGACGAACTGGTATCGATTCGAATTGAGCAGGAGCATATCGCTAGCTATTTGCAAATTCAGAAGATGCGCTACCGTGACATGCTCGACTACCGGATCGATATTCCACGTGAACTGCATGTGTACAAAACTCCGCGCATTCTCCTTCAGCCCTTTGTCGAAAATGCGATTTATCATGGAATTAAACATATGCCCGAGGGCGGCGTTGTGAGTATAACTGCGGAGCTGCAGGAGGACTGCATTTTATTCCATGTAACTGACAATGGGCAAGGGATGAGCGAGGAAACGATCAAGTTATTGATGAGCGCCGGAGTGCGGAATAACGACCGGGAGCATATCGGGGTCAGCAACGTCAATGAAAGAATTAAGCTGACGTTCGGGTCAGCCTACGGCATTACGATCACAAGTGAAATCTCTGAGGGCACTACGGTGACGGTTATGATCCCGAAGGTTCGCTGA
- a CDS encoding monosaccharide ABC transporter substrate-binding protein, CUT2 family: protein MGSKKLWLPLLLLGSVMLIGWMGLWKEPPASSAEKIVLIMKTNDINNSYWQTVHSGALAAAKELKVPLELFGPIGAENPEDQRLLLKKAIASKPAAIVLAPIREDLMVKEIEASRQAGIKLIILDTPLLELDYDSYVSSDHIEEGRQAANRLGPGQVRKPVFALITSDESSTVSSQRTEGVQEVLSPGKAFNLGTYRIGMSEEQAYWTVKSLTIAYPDITGVIALTDVGVTGAARALADVGLTHSVKLIGFDSSIPEIQLLERGQMHALIVQNPFNMGFLGVQTADSLIRERNVSKMVDIPSTTITTANMYEPENQKLLFPFVY, encoded by the coding sequence ATGGGAAGCAAAAAGCTGTGGCTGCCGTTGCTGCTGCTCGGTTCCGTCATGCTAATCGGCTGGATGGGGCTCTGGAAGGAGCCCCCCGCTAGCTCTGCGGAAAAAATCGTGCTCATTATGAAAACGAACGATATTAACAACTCGTACTGGCAAACCGTGCATTCTGGTGCGCTTGCTGCGGCGAAAGAGCTTAAGGTTCCTCTGGAGTTATTCGGACCTATCGGAGCGGAAAATCCAGAGGATCAGCGTCTTCTGCTGAAAAAGGCAATTGCATCAAAACCGGCAGCCATCGTGCTCGCCCCAATCCGCGAGGATCTGATGGTTAAGGAGATTGAAGCTAGTCGACAAGCCGGTATCAAGCTGATTATTTTGGATACTCCTTTGCTGGAGCTTGATTATGATAGCTATGTTTCCAGCGATCATATAGAGGAAGGCCGTCAAGCAGCGAATAGACTCGGTCCAGGACAGGTGAGAAAGCCGGTATTCGCGCTTATTACGAGCGACGAGAGTTCCACGGTATCCAGCCAGCGTACGGAAGGAGTGCAAGAGGTGCTTTCTCCAGGCAAAGCGTTTAATCTGGGAACGTATCGAATCGGCATGTCCGAAGAGCAGGCATACTGGACGGTCAAATCGCTGACGATCGCCTACCCGGATATTACAGGCGTTATTGCGCTCACGGATGTCGGAGTTACCGGTGCGGCCAGAGCGCTTGCGGATGTAGGTCTAACCCACAGCGTCAAGCTAATTGGATTTGACAGCTCGATTCCGGAAATTCAGTTGCTGGAAAGAGGACAGATGCATGCATTGATCGTTCAGAATCCGTTTAATATGGGCTTTCTCGGTGTGCAGACGGCGGACAGCCTGATTCGCGAGCGCAACGTTTCCAAAATGGTGGACATCCCCTCAACGACGATTACAACCGCGAATATGTACGAGCCGGAAAACCAGAAGCTGCTCTTTCCATTTGTGTATTAA
- a CDS encoding two-component system, response regulator YesN codes for MYKLILADDEAVFREGLMNTIDWNRHGFELIGDFANGRDALEAVHQLQPDLVLTDINMPNIDGLELTARIAEQYPYIKIIILTGYDQFDYAQQALRLKVHDFILKPITAQETRQLLDRVRKEMDEEKSRMEDISRLRSDLNQSLPLLRERFLERLAIHGTGAVGAREQLDYFGLPPLESSLLIVIFDYDNCDARSDIEQDRELLRFAGYNIIDEIVIREQGAVFRTREDRIAAIVAGESAELLYEKAGRIAEEARHGIERYLGYTMTAAIGRASRELNGLPDSYRSAATALDYRFQYGKNRVLSIIDLEGAKSSAPAISENWSQELGAALRSGATAEIPRLIRDFIGMLKTSRAPMEACHLEIQKALVLMLSVMQEMGIEASLITGRRMLFSEVYRLETLDEVGDWLTDIAGSASETLAEGRSKLSRSQIGKALLYIEEHYAEDRVSLQDICRHVLMSTSYFSQMFKQETGETFVEYLTRFRMSKAKDLLTSTSLKFYEIASMVGYSDPNYFSLSFKKHAGLSPREYREKFKESP; via the coding sequence ATGTACAAGCTTATTCTAGCCGATGACGAAGCGGTGTTCCGTGAAGGCCTAATGAATACGATTGACTGGAACCGTCATGGCTTTGAGCTTATTGGTGACTTTGCGAATGGCCGTGATGCGTTAGAAGCGGTTCATCAGTTGCAGCCAGATCTTGTGCTGACCGATATTAATATGCCCAATATTGACGGTCTTGAGCTAACGGCCCGGATTGCAGAGCAATATCCTTATATCAAAATCATTATCCTGACGGGATACGACCAGTTTGATTATGCCCAGCAGGCGCTTCGTTTAAAGGTGCATGATTTTATTTTAAAGCCGATCACCGCGCAGGAAACTCGACAATTGCTGGACCGCGTGCGTAAGGAGATGGACGAGGAAAAAAGTCGCATGGAGGATATTAGCCGGCTCCGCAGCGACTTGAATCAAAGTCTTCCGCTATTGCGAGAGCGCTTTCTTGAGCGGCTTGCCATTCATGGCACTGGTGCCGTTGGAGCGCGTGAACAACTGGACTATTTTGGCTTGCCGCCGCTTGAGTCCTCTCTGCTTATCGTTATATTTGATTATGATAACTGCGATGCGCGTTCTGATATTGAGCAGGATCGGGAGCTGCTGCGATTTGCAGGTTATAACATTATCGATGAGATCGTCATTCGCGAGCAAGGAGCTGTGTTCCGAACCCGTGAAGATCGCATTGCGGCGATTGTGGCGGGAGAGTCGGCAGAGCTGCTTTATGAAAAGGCAGGAAGGATCGCCGAGGAAGCCCGCCATGGAATTGAGCGTTATCTCGGTTATACGATGACCGCTGCAATCGGACGTGCATCGCGGGAGTTGAATGGATTACCCGATTCTTACCGGAGCGCCGCAACCGCGCTTGATTATCGCTTCCAGTACGGCAAAAACCGCGTGCTGAGCATTATCGATCTGGAGGGAGCTAAATCATCTGCTCCGGCCATTAGCGAGAACTGGAGTCAGGAGCTTGGCGCCGCGCTAAGATCGGGAGCAACAGCGGAAATCCCTCGTTTAATCCGTGATTTCATTGGGATGCTGAAGACGTCCCGCGCTCCGATGGAGGCTTGTCATCTTGAAATTCAGAAAGCGCTTGTATTGATGCTGAGCGTCATGCAGGAGATGGGGATTGAAGCGAGCCTTATTACAGGCCGCAGGATGCTTTTCTCGGAAGTTTATCGACTAGAAACGCTAGATGAGGTCGGCGATTGGCTAACTGATATCGCGGGCAGCGCAAGCGAGACTTTGGCGGAGGGCCGCAGTAAGCTCAGCCGCAGCCAGATCGGCAAGGCGCTTCTGTACATCGAGGAGCATTATGCGGAAGATCGGGTTTCGTTGCAGGATATTTGCCGACATGTGCTGATGAGCACGAGTTATTTTAGCCAAATGTTCAAACAAGAAACAGGTGAAACTTTTGTGGAATACTTAACCCGTTTCCGTATGTCCAAGGCCAAAGATCTGCTTACCAGCACTTCTCTGAAGTTTTATGAGATCGCTTCAATGGTTGGCTATAGCGATCCAAACTACTTTAGCCTGAGCTTCAAAAAGCATGCGGGACTCTCTCCGCGCGAATACCGAGAGAAGTTCAAGGAAAGCCCATGA
- a CDS encoding sporulation lipoprotein, YhcN/YlaJ family, giving the protein MKHPWKVLAAGLVLSTALAGCGTHQGGLGNKNIRNNDMGNYRLLEKRFANDGMNEMNRVNGSQMNGNNIIGNHKNYRIQSNRQIANDIKKIPGVRDAYVMTTNGNAYVAIGLKGGSIVGNTRTGTEMGYSSSNTGRMGTMNISPRSGMETNNMNMRMNNGISRLESDVEHGMNRIGNDVNKGMKAVERGMNNMIGGGNRPVERLENGVNRGMNSVERGMGNMIDNFGRTVERPGNNGYSSTSNGYNAYGSSNATNNRGHMLNGLADNNNIYMDRTLTDDYKKQVADAVRKSMPSVDMVFVSANPDYFSRMKGYDNDDMQGKAIQGYLAEFNAMVERVFPNVDDGNIGVQKKLSGQHVQIFK; this is encoded by the coding sequence ATGAAACATCCTTGGAAAGTGCTTGCCGCTGGCCTAGTTTTGAGTACAGCCCTTGCTGGGTGCGGAACGCATCAGGGCGGGCTAGGCAACAAAAATATCCGCAACAACGATATGGGCAATTATCGCTTGCTGGAAAAGCGTTTTGCCAATGACGGTATGAATGAGATGAACCGCGTCAACGGCAGTCAGATGAACGGCAACAACATTATCGGCAATCATAAAAATTATCGTATTCAATCCAACCGCCAAATCGCCAATGACATCAAAAAAATTCCAGGCGTTCGTGATGCTTATGTGATGACAACTAATGGCAACGCCTATGTGGCCATTGGTTTGAAGGGCGGAAGCATCGTTGGCAATACGCGTACAGGCACTGAAATGGGCTATTCTTCATCCAATACAGGCCGTATGGGTACTATGAACATTTCACCTAGATCCGGCATGGAAACGAACAATATGAACATGCGGATGAACAATGGCATTAGCCGCTTGGAATCGGATGTGGAGCACGGTATGAACCGCATCGGCAATGATGTGAACAAAGGTATGAAAGCCGTTGAACGCGGTATGAACAATATGATCGGTGGCGGCAATCGCCCGGTCGAGCGCCTTGAAAATGGCGTGAACAGAGGCATGAACTCAGTTGAACGCGGCATGGGAAATATGATTGATAACTTTGGCCGCACCGTTGAACGTCCTGGCAACAACGGTTATAGCTCAACCTCTAACGGCTATAATGCTTACGGAAGCAGTAATGCCACGAACAACCGTGGTCATATGTTGAACGGCCTTGCCGACAACAACAACATTTATATGGATCGGACGCTGACAGACGACTACAAAAAGCAAGTCGCTGATGCAGTTCGCAAGAGCATGCCAAGCGTTGATATGGTATTCGTATCGGCTAATCCAGATTATTTCAGCCGCATGAAAGGTTATGACAACGACGATATGCAAGGAAAGGCGATTCAAGGCTATTTGGCCGAGTTCAACGCAATGGTTGAGCGCGTATTCCCGAATGTCGACGATGGAAACATCGGTGTGCAAAAGAAGCTAAGTGGACAACATGTCCAAATCTTCAAATAG
- a CDS encoding carbohydrate ABC transporter substrate-binding protein, CUT1 family translates to MGLHYRYSTSFKRVTCSLLLLALTGCFQKQSPPQISEPTEKQALIKFVATEYSTQTKPLLEKLVREFESQNPTINVELQVVGWDILDGIYSNMLAQNEPPDLLNVDYYSHFAAEGLLNDWEDILPASFRSNFQPYLMKRDRYDGKQYAIPYVASVRNLYYNKKLFQMAGINAAPKTWSQLINTSRQIESLPDVRGFGIDMTDDDIQAYLSYFFFGAGGGWMKDGRWAINQPANVEGLELLKSMYDAGLTDEEPWLTTRDEKQRSLGDDNLAMIISGNFFSSVVSKEYPDLEWGKGPLPVKDGRPPTTFGAQDVLVSFKTAHSDPEALSTFIQFLYEDKNYTQLIQQEGFLPVTRTVELRLASNYPEVQADLNDLAEANFFPIEQQRWGIVIDAVRNLGSAVLEGRYSPQKALDELQAVAEDTE, encoded by the coding sequence ATGGGCTTGCATTATCGTTACAGCACATCCTTTAAACGGGTTACCTGCAGTTTATTGCTGCTGGCACTGACCGGCTGTTTTCAGAAGCAGTCGCCGCCGCAAATCAGCGAGCCGACGGAGAAGCAGGCGCTGATCAAGTTTGTTGCCACCGAGTACAGCACGCAAACGAAACCTTTGCTCGAGAAGCTGGTTCGGGAATTTGAATCACAAAATCCAACAATTAATGTAGAGCTCCAAGTGGTTGGGTGGGATATTCTGGATGGTATTTACTCAAACATGCTTGCACAGAATGAGCCGCCGGATTTGCTTAACGTCGACTATTACTCTCATTTTGCCGCCGAAGGGCTGCTCAATGATTGGGAGGATATATTGCCCGCCTCTTTCCGCAGCAACTTTCAGCCTTATCTGATGAAACGAGATCGTTACGACGGTAAACAATACGCGATTCCTTACGTCGCTTCCGTCCGCAATCTTTATTACAATAAAAAGCTGTTTCAAATGGCTGGAATCAACGCGGCGCCAAAAACATGGTCGCAGTTGATCAATACTTCACGGCAGATTGAGAGTCTTCCGGATGTGAGAGGTTTTGGCATCGACATGACGGATGATGACATTCAAGCTTATCTGAGCTATTTCTTCTTTGGCGCAGGCGGAGGCTGGATGAAGGATGGTCGGTGGGCGATTAATCAACCAGCGAATGTTGAGGGACTGGAGCTGCTGAAGTCGATGTACGATGCAGGCTTGACGGATGAGGAGCCTTGGCTGACAACACGCGACGAAAAACAGCGTTCACTCGGAGACGACAATCTGGCGATGATTATATCCGGCAACTTTTTCAGCTCGGTTGTGTCCAAGGAATATCCCGATTTGGAGTGGGGGAAAGGGCCGCTACCGGTCAAAGATGGCCGCCCCCCAACAACTTTCGGGGCTCAAGATGTGTTAGTTTCATTTAAAACCGCTCACAGTGATCCTGAAGCGCTTTCTACATTTATTCAATTTTTATATGAGGATAAAAACTATACACAGCTGATTCAACAGGAAGGCTTTCTGCCGGTTACTCGCACGGTAGAGCTTAGGCTCGCCTCAAACTATCCCGAGGTTCAAGCGGATTTGAACGATTTGGCGGAAGCGAACTTTTTCCCGATTGAACAGCAACGCTGGGGCATCGTCATCGATGCGGTGCGCAATCTTGGCAGCGCTGTGCTGGAGGGGCGATATTCGCCGCAAAAGGCGCTTGACGAGCTGCAAGCGGTGGCCGAGGATACCGAGTGA